Within the Enoplosus armatus isolate fEnoArm2 chromosome 9, fEnoArm2.hap1, whole genome shotgun sequence genome, the region GAAAAGTGACAAAGGCTGGATGATTTCAAACAGGTTCAAATTGAAACTTGTGAAGGAAGCAATTTGCAACGTGAGGTAACGCTGCCGCCCTCAAGTTGGATTACCTGACATTGTCAGTCTCACCTGTAGGTTTCCTCTGGGGTGGAAGGCAGTGATGAGCCAGTACTGTTtctccaccttcctctcctcagctgtcaGGAAGTGGAGAACGTTCTCGTGTCGGAGGTCTGTATTGGAGAAGATGTCCTTCTCGTTCTTCCAGGAAGCGTACTCCTCATAGGGGAAGATCTTCACAGCCACTGTTTCGAACTGATCTGAGGTGGTCTGCTTCAGCTTAGCCTTGTATACCTGCGCGAAGCGACCCTTACCCACCTGGGACAGGATCAAAAGTTACGACTTTAGTTAGAATTTAAGTTAGGATGGCTGAGAGCAGAATAGCCCCACAAAGCAAATACCACTAGGTGTGTATACCAGCAGATCCAGCTCTATAGGCAGCGGCTCAGTGTTGTGGTTCAGGTTGTTGGCGTGCGTCGAGCTGCTGTCTGACCTGTCGTCATCCATCATGATGGCGCAGGCGTCGCTGCAGTCCAGCCCACCCGCTTTTGGCTTGCGCTTCTTAATGCTGCTCTCCCATTGTTGGCTGAGCATGCGCTGCCGATAGGCTCGGTACCAGTAGAACATTCCCACAACCACGGTCCCCATCACCAGCAGGGGCAGCAGGCTCACCAGAATCACCGACACCAATGGATCATCCGGAGTTGGATCCACAACtggaaaagaagacagaagcCGAGATGGAGCCGAGAAATGGTTTCAAAACAGGAGGGCCAGAAAGTTTAGGGTCAGCTTGGGAATGTGCACAGAGGTCAAATTTGTCATCTACTTCAGGGGGAAAGTTTTGAAAGTTTTGAGATTGATTTGATGTAGAGCCTAAAATTGCATTAGACCCAGACGGGcaatggaggaagaggagttgaCACATGCCCTCTCCCACCAGTCATCGCCAAGCTCTTTCTCCCAGGCACACTTAACATTGCTAAGAGTATGGTCTTTGAAAGATGGGTGAAATAAGTTATTAATATAAGCCCTCTAGCCTCTAACACAAATACTCTGTTCCTATAACATGTGGCTGTTGATAAATCTGTTCTGTGTGCAGCAAAAAATAGCCAAGATTCAATCAATTTGTAGACCTTCAGATTTCAGTGCTTCAGAGGGGGATTCGATTCctccctaaccaatcactaAGGACCAACGTATCCACTTTAATCTTGACAACGCTTGACAATGCAGCTCTTCGtctaacagctcactgtggtTGCCCCGTCTTCTTCCATTCCTCcctgcaacatttaaaactgatcaGCGGTCAAACCCCCcagttttaaagattttaaagaCCAAGACAAAAGCAAATGAGAGCACTGATGTTGGATAACATACAAGATTTAGACTAAGCTGGAGCAAAACATATAGTATGTACAAACAGTGACATATTGGAGGGGAAAACCAAACAGCATTTGTGGCATGCCAGGATTGTATTTAGCTTCTAGCAAGAGCAAGAGCTTGGTTTGCCTGTGCAGTAACTTGAAATTGAAACTAAAATGAACTCAAAGGGAAGGTAGTGGTGTTAAGACATGTTTTTGAAAGACACACAGCctaatttgtgtgtgtctggcgctgcctgcagcagcagcagcagcagcagcagcagcagcagcatgctaCAGTTTCCCCCCCACTACTCATACAGTAACTGTTCAACACAAGCCAGCCCACCACAGGGAAGTCATTCTTGAGGCCTGTGCTATGAAAATAACATGCTGTTCCCTGCTCCACGGAGTGCTGTAAATCATGTTCTTTCCATCGTTAACAATGAGTTTCAAAAAATATGTATCTTAAAGTTTGTGATCTCTGTAGGGAGCTGACTGTGTACCCAGTCAGCAGGCCCACAGTGGACACTGCCAACAGCGTGAGCCGCCTTCGCAGCTTCATGTGCTGCAGCATTAACTAcctcctctgactctgactgCCAGCCCGGACGGAACGGCAGCCAACACCTCAGAGCTCCAGCGGCGGGGAGAAAACAGTCGAgagcctgtctgcctctggcTTGGCCCGGACCGGCCCGCTCTGCCCTGGCTGGCTGGGCACCTTTTCAAAGAGTGTCTCACTCAAGTCTCTCAGGGGAACATTACCATCCTGAGCGGAGCTCGGACCAAGGACTGGCCATCGGAGAAGTCGCGCCGCCCTTCATCTACTTTGCATTCAGATTTTCCGCAAGCATAGTGCTCCTGACTGAGCCCTAAAAACAGTATCAAAGGTCACCAGACAAGTGAAAACTCagtaaataacacaaacaaatataaacttCCCACCAGTTGGCTACAGCATTTTAGCTCGCTAACACTGCTTTTAAGTCTTTTCTGGTTTATTTGACAAAAACGAGGAAGGAGACGCTTAATCACACACATGTCCAAAATGTGAAGAATAACACAACACAGTCCAAGACTTATTTCCATGGCAGTCACATGGACACATGCACCAACTGGGTAACCTTTATTATGGTGTGCGCCGTGATGGTCGTAGCTATTTCGAACTGCTGCGCCCAAAGCAACAAACTGTCAAAGGATTATGCAGCCTCATTAACTGTGCGTCTGAGTCACATGCTTTAAACTGTCTTCCTCTTTAAAGAAGCGACTGCCTTTGAATCCGTCACGTACTGGCTGTGTGATCATGCAAGGTAAAACTACTCACAGTGGGATGAGTAATATCTTCATtttgtggctctgtgtgtgtgtgtgtgtgattgcaaaGCAGTAAATCTTTCTGAAATTGCTTTGGGCACAGCCGCGGATGCAATAAATCAAAAAtactcaacacaaacacacgcagcgagagagagagagagagatttcttAGATTTGAGACAACGGTCTGGTAGTAAAAGTGGGTTGCGTAATACGACTGCCAGACAGTCAGACACTTCTTCTCAAATTCCATgtgtctgtacgtgtgtgtatgctttAAGGGCTTTAAGATTGCTCGGAGGTTTTTGAGGTTTTCGGTTTATTTCCTTGCTGTCATTCCGCCATGACTCgagtgtgccagtgtgtgtgtgtgtgtgtgtgtgtttgaggcagAAACACAACCAATCAGACGGTGCCAAGGCAAACTGGTAATAGGACTCATGTTGCCTTTTCCGATCAGGATGCCAGAGTGTGCTCATGCAGTGTCCAATGAGGTTTGACACATCATTCGGACTAATAGAGGGATCCTCGCCTACGGCTtgcaattacacacacatcagctgtgtgtgtgtgtgtgtgtgtgtgtgtgtgtgtgtgttgggatcTCAAACACTGCCATCTCTGACTCACGCTCTTAATGCTCTAACCGGTTGCTAATTACTTGGACCCTCACAGTGTTTGGTGAATAACAAAGTTGCAAGTTGGATATTAAAGAGGAACTACTTTCCACGGAAAAACGACAGAGCCAGACATGATTTCATGTTCCAAACAGGTGATGGGTGGATAGATGGAAGCAATTATAAAAACGCAGAGGAGGTTGAAGCACACTTCCAACAGGCCTCCGTTGTGCCAGTTTGTCTTATTCGCTGGCAAAACACTGCTAATGGGGCTTTGAATATCATTATTGATGTTGACTTCATCAGATATTTCCACTGAAAGCCAGCGGCTCATGTTCTGACGCGATAATTTATCAACTACTTGGTCGCATCATGGATGAATCAAGTAAATCGTGTAAACCGGATTCAGATTTCGGCATATTCGGACGTGTTCTAAATTCTCCTTACATCTTTCAAAATATCATGATATAATGAAGAGCTCTTCATTATATGCTCCCTGCAGCACACCCGGCGTCAACCCACTGTAACAGCGGTATGGAGACGATAATGGCTAACAGGTGAAGGATGATGTCACGTCTGGCAGTTTAAGGCTTTATGATGATGTGCAGAAATAGGCCAGCTGTGTGCTGATAAGACGCTGCTATAGCAGCTCTGCGACTGACTTTGTGGCTCTGTGATTTCTTTCAAAGTCTATCATGAAATGCATGAAACTATGTGCGGCGCatgtaaacattttcttcttcttttctttcttttttttttgttgagaaacctggatatTAAGGTTGGACACTCTCGCTCAACTCGCTACGCAAAAGTAAGGAAAGAGCAGGTGAGGATGGGCTGTGAATGGGCTGAAATGTCATTAATATCCAAcctacatacatataaaaagtattaaagAAAGTATCTAAACATTTTAGTAGCTTTATAGGAGTAGCCCATAAGACGACCACCCATTGCGATGTTTCACTGCAGACATCACGAACCCCACTGGATATACTACCTGGAGTACTCGGATAGAAACCACGATACTGTGGCACGTAAACACCCTTATCCAGGTTTCTTTGCTGGTACACAACATAGTGACTACGGTGGTGAGAAACCAGGACGCGACAGATGGTCAGAAACCTGGGTACTGTCAGAATCATGCGCGCATCGCGCACGCGCGTAGCCAGGTTCCTCATGTTCCAGGTAAACCTCGGCTCAAAAGCAGGACACGGCTCCAAACCGGGATACAAACGCGCATGTAAGCGCACTGACAGTGAAAAGGCTCTGGTGAATCCACTGTACACACaattgtttattaatgtgcagaatttgtcaacaattataacttctcctatgagGACGTGTGAGGACACATTCTATTGTCATTCAGTAATATTACTAGCGCCCACTCGTGGGTGTCCACAGGATCTGCTAACAATATACTGCGTTTAAACgctaaatctaaaaaaagtGTTACCCAACGTTGAGACCCAAACcgagcttaaaaaaaaaacaaggagagtgaatattggattcACGTGGCACACCTACGTCCGTTCATGTCTTATGGATAGCGTGAGCAGGTAACTGGTTGTCAACATGTTCACCATAGCAACCTCATAAGGTGATCATTTTGCGCCTTTTTTGGTTGCGCTGCCGGAGAATCACATTAAAAAGAGTTTACAGTTGTTTATCATCTGTCCCTGTGGAGTCCTTACCCTcctaaatgtatataaataacCCGCCTTTATCCGGGCCGGTATCATATTATGGCGGCGCGTGGAGGAATCCAGCCACAGGGAGGCCGACGACACTGACCAAAAGTGAATATCACACTCACTATTTACTTGTTATGGTAACAGCACTGCCTTTACAGCCCAGGCTGCTTCAGAGACACGGCTCACATCTCCCCAGCTCTcacccccttcccctccctccatctctcctcgTCGCtctgttcctgtctctctccacctaCTTCCTCGTCCCATCTCAATGTCCTCTGTCCTGGTCGCCCCTTCTGCTGTGTCTTTTGCGTCTTAAGAGTTGGCCTGCTTGAGTCATTTCTCTTTAACGCAGTCTGCTGCGTGACTTCATGACTGATCACTCACTGACGGCGAGCCAAGATTCCACAGTTAAGGAggaactgtaaaaaaaaaaaaactgagaataaaaaaaaccccaaaacaaaacatgcacagagCCACTTTTTCCTATATCGCTCCATAcccgtcctcctctcctcttcctctctgccggCTGCATCAAGGCGTCTCTATAATTAATTTCcctctttttcacatttttatctctcgtcgttcttcttcttcttcgtcaaAACAGGCGACATCAAAAGCCCCCACGTCATGTCATGAGGAGCATTTCATTCATCATGAGGGATGCCAAAATAACCCATAAAATGACTTGGAGGAGATCAGGCAACAtctgtgtaaaaacacagactggGGGAGTGAAGGAATCCATGTCAGGAACAAATTAGTTCCACCTTCATCTCATTCCACACATAGCGTGCCTCCAAGCATGTAAAACGGACTTTCTCGAGAGCACAGCTGTAAATGCAGCACTAAAACAAATAGCATGTTACTACGACAAGACAGTATTTACTAGCAGCGCCTCCCCTCCCCACCGAAACCAGTTcacaagctccaaaaacaccaTGTGCAACCGACGCCGGCTGAGAGGCGACGTCGGCCGGCTCCCAATCGCCTTGCAGGATCTTAATTGGAAACACACGCTGTGTCACGAAAGGTCCAGGTCTCTCCGAGTGAGAGGGATCATCTCtgaccagttttttttttatgttcttgGCACAGCCGACGGGGAGATGCAGGTCGTCAAAATGAGGATTCTAAAGTAGTTAAACCATCGGCCGCGCCAGTGTGGTTAGATTTGGAAATGCGTCAAATGCACTTACTGTCCACACTGaaatgccaaataaaaaaaacaacaaaactacaGCACATTGAGAGAGAACATACCTACAGCAACGACGTTGTCACATACTGACAATGGAGCTGATTGGCTGCGACAGATGTGATTTTTGAAGAATACCTAAATTCTACTTTGTACAGAATTGACTTAATGAACGTTCAGTTGTGATCTAAATTCACCGTGTTGCTCTGTAGCTCTAATTGAAGGTGAAATTCCCATCAGTCTCTAGTAGAGCACCGGTCATCCAAATCTGGTCGCCCAAATTTGACTGCTAATCGCGACTGGAAGATCGAGGCGAATTTGGCGGTCTATGATATGAAAAAACAGACTTGGCGAATAAATCATGACGTACGGGAAGCGTGATTTGTTGATTCCAGGTTTGAGTAattgccatatttccatcatgttttcatcGTCATGGCAGAATAGATCACTTAGACAAATAAAGCTGGATGTATtggtaatttttttttgtggggtggggggggggggtggggggtgcaaCAAGCTGCGAACACTACTTTGCCATATCAGCACAGTTTCCACATCAGAGCAGACACAgaccaacattagcattcattatGGAATTTCTGAAGACGTTATTGAGGACTCTAGCTCTGTTTAGGTCTCCAACCACTCcggagggaaatatctggctctgcGTTGATGCTCCATAATGTTCACcggctagttgctaactttgtctgtctgctgttcggTGCCGCTGGAAAAAAAACGAGGCCgatgagagcgctgagagtgagccaaaacagtaaagttgcgggctgccaaaccaaaacaatgagctgaaagacgctaaagcGCTTCGTAGAAGGGAACTGCTGAGTTGACAGTCAGTTTGAATTCATTTATAAAGATAAAAGCGTcgatgaatgcagctttaaattgcAACATTTTAAGGCCAAACCACGTGCAGCATCAGCACTGCACGATGCTGAAGCAAGGAGGCCGAGACAGCTTAAAAACACGGCGCCCTTTCCGTTTGTTGCGTCTCTAAACCGGACTCGGCCGTGCATCCCACATTGTCATCTCGCCACACTGAGACAGCGACGACCCACAGCGCGCGCACCTCCCTATCTGAttaacctctgacctctgctgctACTGAGACCCAAAGCAAGCCCCGTTAGCGCTTGCTGCTGGGGGATCACAATGTTCACGCCCTCATGGTGACATTTGTAGCGCACGTTTggacgcacaaacacactcgcacaagCATGACCCTCAAGACATGAACCCCGTGCACAAACACTATTACAGGCACGTCATGAGAATGTAACGCTGGAGGAGAACAATGTGAGGCATTTGTAGAGGAATAAGCCACGGCAGTGGtccaataaacaaacaaggacTTCCTGCTGCATGTGTCCTCCATGGGAGGAAGGAACCACAACCCTTACCCTCagggccctgtgtgtgtgtgtgtgtgtgtgtgtgtgtgttgcagtgagatagacacagactgacacacaaagaTAGATTATGATTTACACAAACTACTGTACACTTCCGCGAGCCGAGCTACTGAACTTCCGTGACAGTGCACTGTTACGCGGTTGTTCTCCAGAGTGGTGGCGTCTCGAGAGGAAGAACGATCTATTCTGCTTCAATAATAGCAGCAGTCCACCTCGCTGCAGAGGTGTTCTGTGTCTATGGGGCCTGTTCACCATGTGGCGGAGATGTTTCTGATTTGAgctaaacacagacaggaaaccatATGTCTGAGCTCTCCGGCGTGGCGGGCCTACACAaccgcacacacatacacacatacacacagacgctTCTTCTCACAGCACACAGCGCAGGACGCATACAGCTGCGCGTCTAGTGATCGCGACGAggaccccccacacacacacacacacacacgctgtttACGTGTGATGCAAACACCAcatttccacttcctgtttgtgatgATGACgcactgtcaaaaaaaaagaaaaaaaaagacagtggcAACTGTAATGAAACctaaaaataacagcaacacctTCTGAAACGCATGtgacctggaaaaaaaaataaatacagtgtcCTTGTCTCTGGTTGGAGAGAAAGTCAGGGAGAGATTTAATAATAGACCACTGGTTAAACGTAGAGGAAATGAAGAGGCAAAGGAGAACTGACACAAGGCACTTCTTTAAGCAAATGTTGGCAGTTTCTGATAAACTGGACAGCTGTCTGAACAGATAACCCGCTGATTTTTTTGTGGTCGGTCGACCAAAGACGCTGTAACGGACGTGCAAACAATGTGAAACTCATGCATTTGCTGAAAGTGGGTGCGGTCAACGCGGTCTGTCTGCTTTTGTCCTGCACAGGCAGAGTCCCATCAGACACATTCAGAGCAGCTGCTGTATTCTATATGGTTCTCGCTGTCATCAAATCCCCTGAAACGACCAAAACCCAACAATACATGTATCCGTCCTGCTAACCAGGATATctacatgtgtatatgtatagTTTAAGCACTCACTAGCACACCAAATGTGCATtagttcaaaaaaaaaaataaaatactgcactttgttttaggaaatgaataagctgaaactatatatttgtgagcacTTGAATGAATGTGCTTGGGGCTTAAGCCAAATTCGAGGGCGCCTGGCTCATGTACTCACTGGGGGAGAATAACAGTTTGTCGTTACACTCGTCCTCGTCAGTGCAAGAGCAGAAGTGAGCCATCCCGCTCGTCGTGTTCTTCTCCTTCATCACGCAGGTGGAGCTGTTGTAGTCGTCCAGCGTGATGCCGTACAGCGGCTTGGACGGGTCGTGGCAAAGGGTTTCAATGGAGAAGCCCGTCTCATTCTTcctcctgagagacagacagacagacagacagacaggcagacagacagggcagaGATGTCATGATTAAATAATGCACATGTTAAGAGCTATCTAAGAGATGAAGgccgttttctctctctctctctctctcaggtacCTACCAGATGGCCACACAGACCTCGGTGCTGTCCATACAGATGGACGTGATGGAGCAGTTGGACATGCAGGTCCCTGTGCCACCACAGGAGGAAAGCTCCAGATCACAGAACTTGCAAAGCTGACTCATGGGGTAAAAAGGGGGCATgcctgcagaacacacacaaaaggatcCGTCAGGTCGGCTTCACGTTTCAAGCGagtgctgctgtcagtcagtgccAGTTCTCAAAATTCTTGTTCCGACTTGAAGCGGCAAAAAATGTGGATTGGCTTATAAATAAGCTGAGCAACGACTAGCAGTTCCACCTCTGCACAGGAAATAGCAACATTTTATGAATATTTCTTCTAAGGCCATTGTCATGCCTCACCTGTGTCACTGCAAGTACCTCATACCTGTGAATGTATTCATGCTCACGAGGATTCAGGGTTTTCCTTGAGGGCCACTTTGAGGCAAACTTTACAATTTAAGCCCCACTACCGCAACATTATGGCGCTTCAAGGCAAGCGTGGAAGTCACAACCTGTCTTGTTCGCGTCAGTGCTCCTGACCCACCCGCTGCCTCCTCAGCTTCCTTCAGCATTAGCATCTGGCGTGTGGTTTCAGTGGATATCGCCGTGTTTCCTATTCATCAAATGTGAAGACGCGTTCTGACTAAAGTGTTGCATTTTTGAGTATGCTGCCTACACATTGTGGGGACCATTGTTGCAGGACCTGGTCTGTTTTACACTTTACTTCAAACACAATGACAACCtatttttgaaacttttttttttttttttttttttaaatcgctTAAAAATTCAATGGACAGctgaacagaaagagaaaccGTTTAAGTTTTGACTTTAACTTCTATT harbors:
- the LOC139289680 gene encoding TGF-beta receptor type-2-like isoform X1, translated to MEGPRRSSSLRGALSVFFFAALLEPGTAGMPPFYPMSQLCKFCDLELSSCGGTGTCMSNCSITSICMDSTEVCVAIWRKNETGFSIETLCHDPSKPLYGITLDDYNSSTCVMKEKNTTSGMAHFCSCTDEDECNDKLLFSPSEYMILNVAGRNGRRRGNHIVDPTPDDPLVSVILVSLLPLLVMGTVVVGMFYWYRAYRQRMLSQQWESSIKKRKPKAGGLDCSDACAIMMDDDRSDSSSTHANNLNHNTEPLPIELDLLVGKGRFAQVYKAKLKQTTSDQFETVAVKIFPYEEYASWKNEKDIFSNTDLRHENVLHFLTAEERKVEKQYWLITAFHPRGNLQEYLTRHVISWEELQVLGSSLARGVAHLHSDRLPCGRPKVPIIHRDLKSSNILVKNDLTCCLCDFGLGLSLDSSLSVDDLANSGQVGTARYMAPEVLEARLNLENTESFKQTDIYSMALVLWEMTSRCEAVGEVKDYEPAYGSKVREHPCVESMKDNVLRDRGRPEIPDTWLRHQGVAVICATIMECWDHDPEARLTAHCVAERISEMDDEMDKLSSRSSSAEKIPEELKTPTQVEIPEEVAKTTGIQDIIAVDCSVSDEK
- the LOC139289680 gene encoding TGF-beta receptor type-2-like isoform X2, whose protein sequence is MEGPRRSSSLRGALSVFFFAALLEPGTAGMPPFYPMSQLCKFCDLELSSCGGTGTCMSNCSITSICMDSTEVCVAIWRKNETGFSIETLCHDPSKPLYGITLDDYNSSTCVMKEKNTTSGMAHFCSCTDEDECNDKLLFSPIVDPTPDDPLVSVILVSLLPLLVMGTVVVGMFYWYRAYRQRMLSQQWESSIKKRKPKAGGLDCSDACAIMMDDDRSDSSSTHANNLNHNTEPLPIELDLLVGKGRFAQVYKAKLKQTTSDQFETVAVKIFPYEEYASWKNEKDIFSNTDLRHENVLHFLTAEERKVEKQYWLITAFHPRGNLQEYLTRHVISWEELQVLGSSLARGVAHLHSDRLPCGRPKVPIIHRDLKSSNILVKNDLTCCLCDFGLGLSLDSSLSVDDLANSGQVGTARYMAPEVLEARLNLENTESFKQTDIYSMALVLWEMTSRCEAVGEVKDYEPAYGSKVREHPCVESMKDNVLRDRGRPEIPDTWLRHQGVAVICATIMECWDHDPEARLTAHCVAERISEMDDEMDKLSSRSSSAEKIPEELKTPTQVEIPEEVAKTTGIQDIIAVDCSVSDEK
- the LOC139289680 gene encoding TGF-beta receptor type-2-like isoform X3, yielding MEGPRRSSSLRGALSVFFFAALLEPGTAGMPPFYPMSQLCKFCDLELSSCGGTGTCMSNCSITSICMDSTEVCVAIWRKNETGFSIETLCHDPSKPLYGITLDDYNSSTCVMKEKNTTSGMAHFCSCTDEDECNDKLLFSPKVVDPTPDDPLVSVILVSLLPLLVMGTVVVGMFYWYRAYRQRMLSQQWESSIKKRKPKAGGLDCSDACAIMMDDDRSDSSSTHANNLNHNTEPLPIELDLLVGKGRFAQVYKAKLKQTTSDQFETVAVKIFPYEEYASWKNEKDIFSNTDLRHENVLHFLTAEERKVEKQYWLITAFHPRGNLQEYLTRHVISWEELQVLGSSLARGVAHLHSDRLPCGRPKVPIIHRDLKSSNILVKNDLTCCLCDFGLGLSLDSSLSVDDLANSGQVGTARYMAPEVLEARLNLENTESFKQTDIYSMALVLWEMTSRCEAVGEVKDYEPAYGSKVREHPCVESMKDNVLRDRGRPEIPDTWLRHQGVAVICATIMECWDHDPEARLTAHCVAERISEMDDEMDKLSSRSSSAEKIPEELKTPTQVEIPEEVAKTTGIQDIIAVDCSVSDEK